One genomic window of Buchnera aphidicola (Thelaxes californica) includes the following:
- the leuD gene encoding 3-isopropylmalate dehydratase small subunit has product MNITSIYKGFLLPLNISDIDTDAIIPKEFLQKVTKKGFGKHLFNNWKYIDCDNKILNPDFNLNKECYKNATVLLTRNNFGCGSSREHAVWALLDYGIKVIIASSYSDIFYTNSFNNQLLLITLNIAIIDSIFLLLKKKETLEVIINLIENYIIIHNKKYYFSLSNFHRLCILNGLDEIDFTLQHLNEIKNYESTIPKFFSYKK; this is encoded by the coding sequence ATGAATATTACTTCTATTTATAAAGGATTTCTTCTTCCATTAAATATTTCTGACATTGATACTGATGCAATTATTCCAAAAGAATTTTTACAAAAAGTAACAAAAAAAGGATTTGGAAAACATTTATTTAATAATTGGAAATATATTGATTGTGATAATAAAATTTTAAATCCAGATTTTAATTTAAATAAAGAATGTTATAAAAATGCAACTGTATTATTAACAAGAAATAATTTTGGTTGTGGTTCATCTCGAGAACACGCGGTTTGGGCTTTATTAGATTATGGAATAAAAGTTATTATTGCTTCAAGTTATTCTGATATTTTTTATACTAATAGTTTTAACAATCAATTATTACTCATTACTTTAAATATAGCAATAATTGATTCTATTTTTTTATTATTAAAAAAAAAAGAAACATTAGAGGTTATAATAAATTTAATAGAAAACTACATAATTATTCATAATAAAAAATATTATTTTTCATTAAGTAATTTTCATCGATTATGTATTTTAAATGGATTAGATGAAATTGATTTTACATTACAACATTTAAATGAAATTAAAAATTATGAATCAACTATTCCTAAATTTTTTAGTTATAAAAAATAA